Sequence from the Rutidosis leptorrhynchoides isolate AG116_Rl617_1_P2 chromosome 3, CSIRO_AGI_Rlap_v1, whole genome shotgun sequence genome:
ATACttttgtttatgacttgtaataaAATCATATAATGTGACTGTGaaaacaaaaaaaatgaaaaagaaatcgaACAGCAATCTGCTGTTGTCGCTACggtttttagaaagaaaaaaaaattgatttattaTTTGGTAACGTTTTAGGCCAAAATCATACATGAAATACATTGTAATACACTCTTAGAAACTATAGGAATTAACACTTTCAACAGAAACATTAGAACGAaaacgaatttcgcgatgaacacaaaGTTGACTTTTTAAGATTAGAACTTTAACTGCCAAATTCGTACTCAATATTGAGAATTTAAACCTGAGATTTTGAGGAAAGATTCACGACATGAATTAGAAACGTTCTGCATTTAtgaattttgaaaatttgttcgaaatcaaaatatgcccAAAAAGATGGAATACAGAGGTAACGAGCTGTGATAttatttttctatataaaaaaaatcGGAATGGAGCAAGCGAAGACTTTCTGTGAATAATTGATGGACTCCCTTAGTATAAGATTGATTCAATGTTGTTTTGTAGTGTAGTTGTGGTCGACATGTTATCAAAGGAAAACAGAAGAACAAGGAAATTAAGAAACAGATAAATATTAcgtaaatatatctgtatttatatgtatatgaaATTTCTGTatttatattacttatataaataaatCTATATTTATACATCTCTATttataacttattattaatcttaatacttaataaatataccatattaataataatacacttaatattataaataatagtaataaaatttataatgatatgatagtaatgataatattattattattattaatgataatgataataatagttatagtaatgatattattaataatattaatattaataataatactaattatgataatactaatattattagtattaataattaataatgatattagtaattataatattataacaaCTTATGTATATAACAAATTCATATCTATagattttatatttaaaataatattaataataatactattgatattaatattgaaagtattgACAATATTTTTCTAACAACTCTATTTATACTTGTAGTATATATACGTATTATTTATAAGGTTTATATATACTACAATATAATAGAAAGCATATATATTGATACATATAGCTTCacttttaataacaatttaatgattctatattattattttacctttttaattcaaatgcttaagttatcaagttatattttattattgttagttatcatatatacttttatatatatatatatatatatatatatatatatatatatatatatatatatatatatatatatatatatatatatatatatatatatatatatatatatatatatatatatatatatatatatatatggttaattatatacctatttacaaataaattgtccgtgaatcgtcggaaatggtcaaaagggtaaatgcatttatgtaaactgttccaaagttttcgagactcaacattatagactttgcttatcgtgttggaatcatataaagattaagtttaaatttgatcggaaatttccgggtcgtcacacctttgCTCCCTTTCACCATTTAACCTTCCATTTTCACATGTACAGGTGCAATTGCAGATGTATGGTGATTCAAGAGCATCCGTTTCATCATATAAACCCTTCAGCTTGTGGTAATATACTTCAATTGCACAATTATTCTATTTTAGTTGTGAGATATCATTAGCTAATTGATAGATCATGTGTCCTTCATGAATAATGTTCCTGAAGTTCACTCCATAGGCCTGATGCAACAAAGTTGAGACTGTTGCTGATCTCATCTGTAACTGTGTTCAAGATCCAGGAGATGATCATGTCATTGTTCCTCTCCCAGAGTGGCCTTAGGTTTGAATCTCTACTCGGTTCACTGTATTCTTTGGTTACAATTTTCAGCTTGTTCTTTTCATTCAATGCTATCATCATTGAACGTTTCCAGCTTCCATAGTTTTCTGATCCAGTTAGCTTCTTTGAGATTAGAATGAGTCCTGGATGATCATTCTGATGAAAGTAGAGAGGATGATTGTTTGAATTTGTATCTGTAGTGTTGATCAGATCATCAATTGTGTTCGTCATTGTGTTAATTTGATTTGTgaatgattgattgattgattgaattTGATTAATTTTGTGATTTTGATTTCCTGTTGCATGTCGCCGGAGTTCAGCCGGAGAAGATGGCCGGAATCTCGACGGTTTACCTGCTCTGATACCATAAAGAGAAATTGAGAGATGGAGAAGATGACATTTCAATTGAGAATTTCATTAATTGGAAAATTAATTACAACAACAATACAATCGGGTAGTTATACTAGCCCTAATCTAATAATCGCTTCTAACGAACTCTAACAAACTATTCTACAATTAAATTAGTCACATGTCTAAATGAGCTATCTAATCTAACTACATATTCTTGCAGTGCATAAAAGACTTCGAGTGCTTGGTGTATTGAACTGAAATCGAGTCCGACAGTAGTCTCTGTATTTGGTTGACCTGATGCATTGACTTTTCATCTGCaggtgttgatgctgctggtacttCTTCTTCAGTTTCAGGTATGTTGTATACACCTTTATTACAATCATATGGGCAAACCTTGAAAAGAAGCTCATTTTATTTGTATCTTTGAAAAACAAGGTCCATCTCAAATCCGCATCTTTCATGCATAACATCGTTTCAGTAGAGGCGGAGTTACCTATTGGGTACTGTGGGTAGTGTAAAAAAATAGATTTTGTGTACGTGACTCCATCCAAAATCTTATGTGCACCGATGgcatttttattttgaaattatCACCTAAATAtccattttttctatcttttttgCCTCACTAACCTATAAAAAATAGTTGACAATTCGTCCGCACAAGGCGCAATGTGCCACTTTGCGACCTTgcgacgcaaggtgcctcttgcgaccttgcttttaccggggagcaaggacgcaaggtgcctcttgctcctgcCTACATATCATAATCAATGTTTTcttcagacatttcatcaaacaccttacgtgCACTATTTCAACCACTCCAACTATTCCAAGCACTACCTCCTCTTCTAATGAGAATATATCTTGAACAATTTTCAATCCATTTAACATATCTTTTTGGATGTAACACGTGCAAAAACCAAAACAAAAACTAAAATCGAGTCATTTTTAAGTACATGGTTCGACAATGTCGTTAAACACTTAAGGAGCaagtaaggtgtttgatgaaatgtttgaAAAAAACATTAATTATGATATGCATGCAGAAACAAgagacaccttgcgtccttgcttccaccggAGAACAAGATCGCAAAGATGCACCTTGCGCCCTTGCGATTTGTGCGGGCAAATTGTCTGAAAAGAAATTTCTCGGTTTTGAAGCAAAAAAGTTAGAAAAAAGTGACATTTAAGGAATAATTCCTTTTATTTGTAGTCCACAACCCAATTTTAGTTAGCAGACCATGTACTTTTTCTAAGACCATTTTTAACCTTGCGAGGCGTGTTGGTGTGTTGCTGGGTAGGGTTGGGTGGTTGATGAGCGTGCTGCCAGACTGCTGTGTAATGGGTGGCGTGCTGAGTGGCGTGTTGTTGGGTAGGGGTGgagtattttttatttctttttcatttttcatgtatttattttattttgtttaattatttatattattattttgaaattataataacaaattaatttaataaaacacgctaaaattaataataaaaatacgatTACATTAAAAAAGtcctaaaaatagaaaattacaataaataaaaagaCGACCTAAACTTACTTTATTTTTTAAAAAAGTCCTAAAAATTTAAACTACTGCTCGTCGTCTTCATCCGACAACTGAATTAAGTCACCGTATTCTTGGAGCAAGTTCTTCTTCATCTTAATGCAACGCTTTCTCTCTTTCGGGTTCGCGATGTTATTAATGTCCAAGTTCGACAGAAATTTTGTGGCTTCGAGTGCGGCTATTTAGACATGTCTCTTCtatttattcatatatatttttaaaaatgaaGCTTGTAAAATTAGATTTGGGTAGTCCAATGCATGAGGAATTTTTGAATGATTGCCTTATTGGTTTAATAAAAAGACACTTTCTAGCGTTTCGAATGAAGCAATTAAAATTTCGAAATGTATCTTGATTATTTTGTTTGTAGTTAATATAGTAATAGCTTGTGAATTAAACTATTATAGTTGATAGTTGATATATGTCGATATTATTTTGTGACCCCAATTATTTAAAATCATGCCTCCACTCCTGTTTTAGTAGATTCATAAATGAATTTAATCGCTTTAAGAGCAAATTTTAACTGTTATAAAATTAACTTTAAAGTACTCAAGTTCGGGA
This genomic interval carries:
- the LOC139900024 gene encoding uncharacterized protein translates to MTNTIDDLINTTDTNSNNHPLYFHQNDHPGLILISKKLTGSENYGSWKRSMMIALNEKNKLKIVTKEYSEPSRDSNLRPLWERNNDMIISWILNTVTDEISNSLNFVASGLWSELQEHYS